A genomic window from Candidatus Eremiobacteraceae bacterium includes:
- a CDS encoding beta-propeller fold lactonase family protein, translating to MLIVATLVAGSSATCLRAAGGTILPNGWTITPAGAVTPLGTLPLRVVEDPSGRWVAVSNAGYGVQTVTIVNEKSGMVADTSPIAKTFYGLAFSPDGKTLYASTAADGGIQRFAFDASEGTLKDLGMWTIGTGPQWIAGLAVSPDGKIVYAASNGTDELVAVDSASGAKLWAAKVGVQPYAVAVSPNGQFAYVSDWTGSAVDVVNAASGENIARVAVGAHPNALLVTPGGATLYVACANENTVYSIDTATNTVRDKIDVGLAPNLPEGSTPDGLAFSPNGKTLFVADAGVNAIVAIDLTTHNLKGAVPVGWYPTDILVSRDGSQLIALDGHGVAGHANPQFPHPDAWSKAKQGTDPRQYYVAELATGDLQRVPMPMDSTLQSGLQTALENRNLVNRTAVVDSPNLPAAMTGQLRHVIYVIKENRTYDEVLGDDPRGNGDASLAIFGRNVTPNIHRLANTFVLLDNFDVDAEVSADGHNWSTAAYSTDYVDKLWPSNYSDRGRDYDFEGSAASRPSAGYLWDDAIAKGLSVRDYGEYTDFATKAGQPEKPVVDSLLGRLDTHYRGFDLHVTDQSRMDEWLREFSGFVKNGNMPVLEIVRLPDDHTSATRPGMPTPFAMVADNDYALGRMIEALSHSRYWKDTIVFVVEDDAQAGPDHVSDHRAEALIVGSLIKRSFVDSTHYTTSGMIATIEMLLHLQPMSQFDAVATTMKKDLAAAPDLTPWTASPPIVKLNAVNPLTATDAKASLRLNLDDADRADTAAFNRILMDYAKAARRSGGP from the coding sequence GTGCTGATCGTTGCTACTTTGGTCGCCGGTTCTTCCGCTACTTGCCTGCGCGCTGCCGGCGGAACGATCTTGCCGAACGGTTGGACCATCACCCCCGCGGGCGCGGTCACGCCGCTCGGCACGCTGCCGCTGCGCGTCGTCGAGGATCCGAGCGGACGCTGGGTCGCTGTTTCAAACGCGGGCTACGGAGTGCAGACGGTCACCATCGTCAACGAAAAATCCGGAATGGTCGCCGACACATCGCCCATCGCAAAGACCTTCTATGGCCTTGCGTTCTCGCCCGACGGCAAGACGCTGTACGCTTCGACCGCCGCGGACGGCGGCATTCAGCGATTCGCTTTTGACGCGAGCGAAGGAACGCTCAAGGATCTTGGGATGTGGACGATCGGCACCGGGCCGCAGTGGATCGCCGGGCTCGCCGTCTCACCGGACGGCAAGATCGTCTACGCCGCGTCGAACGGCACGGATGAACTCGTTGCCGTGGACAGCGCGAGCGGCGCCAAACTTTGGGCGGCGAAGGTCGGTGTTCAGCCCTATGCGGTCGCCGTCTCTCCCAACGGCCAGTTCGCGTACGTCAGCGATTGGACGGGCTCTGCGGTAGATGTGGTGAATGCCGCGTCCGGCGAAAATATCGCTCGGGTCGCGGTCGGCGCGCACCCGAACGCATTGCTTGTGACTCCCGGCGGCGCCACGCTGTACGTCGCGTGCGCGAACGAGAACACGGTCTATTCGATCGACACGGCGACGAACACGGTGCGAGACAAAATCGACGTCGGCCTTGCGCCGAATCTACCCGAAGGCTCTACGCCGGATGGGCTTGCTTTTTCGCCGAACGGTAAGACGCTGTTCGTCGCAGACGCAGGCGTGAATGCGATCGTTGCGATTGACCTTACGACCCACAACCTCAAAGGCGCCGTGCCGGTGGGTTGGTATCCGACCGACATCCTTGTTTCTCGCGACGGCTCGCAATTGATCGCGCTCGACGGCCACGGCGTTGCAGGCCACGCGAATCCGCAATTTCCTCATCCCGACGCGTGGTCGAAAGCAAAGCAGGGAACCGATCCCAGACAATACTACGTCGCGGAGCTCGCCACGGGCGACCTCCAGCGAGTGCCGATGCCGATGGACTCGACGCTCCAATCCGGCTTGCAGACGGCTCTCGAGAACAGAAACCTTGTGAATCGCACCGCCGTTGTCGACAGCCCGAATCTCCCTGCGGCTATGACTGGGCAGTTGCGGCACGTCATCTACGTGATCAAGGAAAATCGCACGTACGATGAAGTGCTCGGCGATGACCCGCGCGGCAACGGCGATGCCTCGCTTGCGATCTTCGGCCGGAATGTCACGCCGAACATCCACAGGCTCGCGAACACATTTGTGCTGCTCGACAACTTCGATGTGGACGCCGAAGTCTCGGCCGACGGCCACAATTGGTCGACGGCCGCATACTCCACGGACTACGTCGACAAGCTCTGGCCGTCGAATTACTCCGACCGCGGCCGCGACTACGATTTCGAAGGCAGCGCCGCGTCGCGCCCTTCTGCCGGATATCTCTGGGATGATGCGATCGCCAAGGGCCTGTCGGTTCGGGATTACGGCGAGTACACCGATTTCGCGACGAAGGCAGGCCAGCCCGAGAAGCCGGTGGTCGATTCGCTTCTCGGCCGGCTCGATACGCATTATCGCGGTTTCGATCTTCACGTGACCGACCAATCGCGTATGGATGAATGGCTGCGCGAGTTCAGCGGCTTTGTCAAGAACGGCAACATGCCCGTGTTAGAGATCGTGCGGCTTCCCGACGATCACACATCGGCGACGCGGCCCGGCATGCCCACGCCGTTTGCGATGGTCGCCGACAACGACTACGCTCTCGGCCGCATGATCGAGGCATTGAGTCACAGCCGTTATTGGAAAGATACGATCGTATTCGTCGTGGAGGATGACGCGCAGGCTGGGCCGGACCACGTGAGCGATCATCGGGCCGAAGCGCTTATCGTCGGATCCTTGATCAAGAGATCGTTCGTCGACAGCACGCATTACACGACGAGCGGGATGATCGCTACGATCGAGATGCTCCTGCATCTCCAGCCGATGAGCCAGTTCGACGCCGTGGCCACGACTATGAAAAAGGATCTTGCGGCAGCGCCGGATCTCACGCCGTGGACGGCAAGCCCGCCGATCGTGAAGCTCAACGCCGTGAACCCGCTCACTGCCACCGACGCGAAAGCTTCGCTGAGGTTGAATCTCGACGATGCCGACCGCGCAGACACGGCGGCGTTCAATCGGATCCTGATGGATTACGCGAAGGCGGCGAGAAGGTCAGGCGGACCATAA
- a CDS encoding response regulator, whose product MRRVLLVDDEPVLRSVVRQFLEFSGYEVAEAADGRHALALARERPPEIVLTDLLMPNIDGLDFCRALRSDAATRDVPVIFVTARNADALQRAEMARLGNGFIMKPFEPDDLLKIIDEILTRA is encoded by the coding sequence GTGAGGCGCGTCCTGTTGGTCGACGACGAGCCGGTTCTGCGCTCTGTCGTCCGGCAGTTCTTGGAATTCTCCGGATACGAAGTTGCGGAAGCAGCCGACGGTCGCCACGCGTTGGCGCTTGCGCGTGAGCGCCCGCCGGAGATCGTGCTGACCGATCTGCTCATGCCGAATATCGACGGTCTCGATTTTTGCCGCGCGCTCCGATCTGACGCCGCTACGCGCGACGTGCCGGTGATCTTCGTGACGGCTCGCAATGCGGATGCGCTGCAGCGCGCGGAAATGGCTCGCCTCGGCAACGGATTCATCATGAAGCCCTTCGAACCCGATGACCTCTTGAAGATCATCGACGAAATCCTCACCCGCGCATAA
- a CDS encoding PAS domain-containing sensor histidine kinase → MSVRIAQLLAAIVLAVSAIFLYKFYDAYLDTAASNAVRAIGTRAAQRESARIEGTLNGIEALAAAVSSNGYRRDTFAAAAREALARDPSLQSVDYFNADGTHVIQITRNGPTDLTHPAARPLDVSFEMVTAVNIVLERADLTHSTTASDVLRPPRRRGENESPLWVFAASPIITKREPNGEIVGRIDIRSLIINDLRAVVPPAKFTLDDSTGRLDTSWPPSGWTPDRSAQGFPITFADRQWRVLVEPAEPIGPAQVGWFIIGAIALWLLLAWPIEIVGQINRRVRVLNEGLEERVAARTRQLQTTVAQTRRLAAVVESVSEGVMLVDMDGIVRYANAALGKELRCGARDLVDKAVVDLAPLALSRNALDEIRSTVAKLGYVYVETARTRTDGSRYWAGIAYTAQRDQDGRMVGLIGVSRDITDRRALVDQLVTAKEDLERQMRVRADFIGTASHELRTPATTLRTLCALLVSKIAPRYALAEDDRNLISLFDRETKRLSDLVDDLLEVGQIDAAQAHRPEADVDVGLVARSEVESFRHLDDPDGPPIDLRLSSRPAIMRGDEVGVRRIVVNLISNARKFTPRDGSVQVSVERSASGVRLAVTDTGAGIPEADLPHIFDRFYRVDRPGTAIRGTGLGLAIVARLVEQMHGRIAVSSEVGKGTTVSIEFPAVDARAVNGELAQPTKTA, encoded by the coding sequence GTGAGCGTCCGCATCGCGCAGCTGTTGGCCGCGATCGTCCTTGCCGTCTCCGCGATCTTCCTCTACAAGTTCTACGACGCGTATCTCGACACCGCGGCGTCCAACGCGGTGCGCGCGATCGGCACGCGCGCGGCGCAGCGCGAGTCGGCACGCATCGAAGGCACGCTCAACGGAATCGAAGCGCTCGCCGCTGCGGTCTCGTCGAACGGCTATCGCCGCGACACGTTCGCGGCGGCAGCGCGCGAAGCGCTCGCGCGCGACCCGTCGCTGCAGTCCGTCGACTACTTCAACGCCGACGGCACGCACGTCATCCAGATAACGCGAAACGGTCCGACCGATCTCACCCATCCAGCTGCGCGACCGCTCGACGTGTCATTTGAAATGGTCACGGCGGTGAACATCGTCCTGGAACGCGCGGACCTCACGCATTCGACAACGGCCTCCGACGTGCTTCGGCCGCCGCGCCGGCGCGGCGAAAACGAAAGTCCGCTCTGGGTCTTCGCCGCGTCGCCGATCATCACGAAGCGGGAGCCGAACGGCGAGATCGTCGGAAGAATCGACATCCGCTCGCTGATCATCAACGATCTGCGAGCCGTCGTTCCGCCCGCGAAGTTCACCCTGGACGACAGCACCGGTCGCCTCGACACGAGCTGGCCGCCAAGCGGCTGGACTCCCGACCGGTCGGCGCAGGGCTTTCCGATAACGTTTGCCGACCGTCAGTGGCGCGTGCTCGTCGAACCGGCGGAGCCGATAGGCCCGGCGCAAGTGGGCTGGTTCATCATCGGCGCGATCGCGCTCTGGCTGCTCTTGGCGTGGCCGATAGAGATCGTCGGTCAGATCAACCGCCGCGTTCGCGTGCTCAACGAAGGCCTCGAAGAGCGAGTAGCCGCGCGGACCAGGCAGCTGCAGACGACCGTCGCTCAGACGCGCCGGCTCGCCGCCGTCGTCGAATCGGTCAGCGAAGGCGTCATGCTCGTGGACATGGATGGGATCGTGCGCTATGCGAACGCCGCGCTGGGCAAAGAATTGCGTTGCGGCGCGCGCGACCTCGTCGATAAGGCCGTCGTGGATCTCGCGCCGCTCGCGCTGTCGCGCAACGCGCTCGACGAGATACGCTCGACCGTCGCCAAGCTCGGCTACGTGTACGTCGAGACGGCGCGTACGCGCACGGACGGCAGCAGGTACTGGGCGGGGATCGCATATACCGCGCAGCGTGACCAAGACGGCAGGATGGTGGGCCTCATCGGGGTGTCGCGCGACATCACGGACCGGCGTGCGCTCGTGGACCAGCTCGTGACGGCGAAGGAAGATCTCGAGCGGCAGATGCGCGTCCGCGCGGATTTCATCGGCACAGCCAGCCATGAATTGCGCACGCCCGCCACGACGTTGCGCACGCTCTGCGCCTTGCTCGTCTCCAAGATCGCGCCGCGGTACGCGCTCGCCGAGGACGACAGAAATCTCATCAGTCTCTTCGATCGGGAGACAAAGCGCTTGAGCGATCTCGTCGACGACCTGCTCGAGGTAGGTCAGATCGACGCCGCGCAAGCGCATCGGCCTGAGGCCGACGTGGATGTCGGCCTTGTCGCTCGATCCGAAGTCGAGAGTTTCCGTCACCTTGACGACCCCGACGGACCGCCGATCGACCTTCGTCTATCGAGTCGGCCGGCCATCATGCGCGGCGACGAAGTCGGCGTGCGTCGCATCGTGGTCAACCTCATCAGCAACGCGCGCAAGTTCACGCCGCGCGACGGAAGCGTGCAAGTCTCCGTCGAGCGATCCGCGAGCGGCGTGCGCCTCGCTGTCACCGACACGGGCGCCGGTATACCGGAAGCGGACCTTCCGCATATATTCGATCGCTTCTATAGAGTAGACAGGCCGGGAACGGCCATCCGCGGCACCGGCTTGGGGCTTGCGATCGTCGCGCGCTTGGTGGAGCAGATGCACGGCCGCATCGCCGTGTCGAGCGAAGTCGGCAAAGGCACGACCGTATCGATCGAATTTCCCGCCGTTGACGCACGTGCTGTCAACGGCGAGCTGGCCCAGCCGACGAAGACCGCGTGA
- a CDS encoding SNF2-related protein: MLRFEEGVAPERGGPPLGPWQAWLPMPLAIEGTFPKPIIAQGLAAYQRGKVRSLNLRRVDLVATVADTETHTTTLTRDTSRPPLGLRCNCTCRYGYDCKHAVAALYMLIELASQTPEPPPDGTNGSGAVLNGHAGTDQAKASATNGHSTATVEPGRASAAATNGHSGPAAPPALRDLLDMLAPHHEAVVPRRRLWVVFGFDDRLGVFHAQLRLDAPKLHGVARTHAELQQLYRTTRQANLGGEEWDRHDAALLSDSTLGAMFGTPADYALARATSEHTQRLSSNFAQLLLRLIAHPRVRFDDHLAASPDQMPAVKIVLAPLRLRLSGSRDEKGDLHLTGTFLRPDESPVDVAMVRSVDGTPAWLFDGATFHLHNGSFSLRILERLKSSPVIALTPPEVPQFLERAHELLDTPTAASLMLMPADMRRQVLLTLRWQGDGITACAAIEDAASGANWRVTPSEFSTLLRVDTGVPGSVPRYAHCDPAEAAHVRERLEAAGLVPWRDLLESPDDEQAADAPPHYDETAWRIEPTDAAYAFGTEVLPQWRTEFQLDMDDTVASLVDGPKTLKVSVSVDTAREQPDGKPKAKRPSAVSTGPIDWLEISVELLLEGQQLSPDDLKALWHSTGRYHRLSDGRFIDLSSFALLREATGGFGGTLERGGKARLTAAQMLSVYDDLAKACGDTQLPAPLRELREAVRDFAGIAEVDPPAHLDKVLRPYQRRGLDFLSYLGRYKFGGILADDMGLGKTLQVLTYLENRREARGSAPNLIVCPTSVTHTWLNESTRFTPELKVVLLSAGSGREAIYKTADQYDVLVTSYALARRDAQMLSNIGFRAVVLDEAQQIKNPQAKISQVIKSIEAEQRLALTGTPIENSVLDLWSIVDFVMPGLLGNESHFRSVFETPIMRDGDVEKQSRLAKRVQPFMIRRLKTQVAADLPSRTEQTIECEMTAAQKKAYREIVLRARREILREVDEHGIGRAQLSILAALTKLRQICCHPGLVGDHWREDPDASGKFAAFLELIDSIVESGHRVLVFSSFTEMLGLMREALDARSLKYSYLDGATKNRPKVLEDFKREDGPPVFLMSLKAGGVGLTVTEADYVILYDPWWNPAIERQAIDRTHRIGQTKPVTAYRLVTLGSVEEKIQSLQARKQALADSVIATDAAFAKSLTRADLDDLFAPIGD, from the coding sequence ATGCTTCGGTTCGAAGAGGGCGTTGCTCCGGAGCGCGGTGGTCCGCCGCTCGGACCCTGGCAGGCATGGCTGCCGATGCCGCTCGCAATCGAAGGAACGTTTCCCAAACCGATCATCGCTCAGGGTCTTGCTGCGTATCAGCGCGGCAAAGTCCGATCGTTGAATCTTCGCCGTGTCGATCTCGTCGCGACCGTCGCCGATACTGAGACGCACACCACCACATTGACGCGCGACACGTCGCGTCCGCCGCTCGGCCTTCGCTGCAACTGCACGTGCAGGTACGGATACGACTGCAAGCACGCCGTTGCTGCGCTGTACATGCTTATCGAACTCGCATCGCAGACTCCCGAGCCGCCGCCCGACGGCACGAACGGCAGCGGCGCTGTCTTGAACGGACACGCTGGGACCGATCAGGCGAAGGCGAGTGCCACGAACGGCCACTCCACCGCGACGGTGGAACCGGGTCGCGCTTCGGCAGCCGCCACCAACGGCCACTCGGGCCCGGCAGCGCCACCCGCGTTGCGCGATCTGCTCGACATGCTCGCTCCGCATCACGAGGCGGTCGTTCCGCGGCGCAGGCTCTGGGTGGTCTTCGGATTCGACGATCGTCTCGGAGTGTTCCACGCTCAGCTGCGGCTCGACGCTCCGAAGCTGCACGGCGTCGCGCGCACGCACGCCGAACTGCAGCAGTTGTATCGGACCACGCGGCAGGCGAATCTCGGGGGCGAGGAATGGGATCGCCACGATGCCGCGCTGCTTTCAGACTCCACGCTCGGCGCGATGTTCGGCACGCCCGCCGACTATGCGCTTGCGCGCGCGACATCCGAGCATACGCAGCGCCTCAGCAGCAACTTCGCGCAGCTCTTGCTGCGCCTCATCGCTCATCCGCGTGTCCGCTTCGACGATCATCTCGCCGCATCGCCGGATCAGATGCCGGCGGTGAAGATCGTCCTCGCGCCGCTGCGCTTGCGTCTCTCGGGCTCGCGCGACGAGAAAGGCGACCTGCACCTCACCGGCACTTTCTTGCGGCCGGACGAATCGCCGGTCGACGTGGCCATGGTACGATCGGTCGATGGCACGCCGGCGTGGCTGTTCGACGGCGCCACCTTCCATCTGCACAACGGCAGCTTCAGCCTGAGAATTCTCGAGCGCTTGAAATCATCGCCCGTCATCGCTCTCACGCCGCCCGAAGTGCCGCAATTCCTGGAACGCGCGCACGAACTGCTCGACACGCCCACGGCAGCGTCGCTCATGCTCATGCCCGCCGACATGCGCCGGCAGGTTCTGCTCACACTACGCTGGCAAGGCGACGGCATCACCGCCTGTGCTGCCATCGAAGACGCCGCAAGCGGCGCCAATTGGCGCGTCACGCCGAGTGAATTTTCCACGCTCCTGCGCGTTGACACGGGCGTGCCCGGTAGCGTGCCGCGCTACGCGCATTGCGACCCGGCCGAGGCGGCTCACGTCCGCGAGCGGTTGGAAGCCGCCGGGCTCGTGCCCTGGCGCGATCTCCTCGAAAGTCCAGACGACGAACAAGCGGCCGACGCTCCGCCTCATTACGACGAAACCGCATGGCGCATCGAACCCACGGACGCAGCGTACGCGTTCGGGACCGAAGTGCTGCCGCAATGGCGCACCGAGTTCCAGCTTGATATGGATGACACGGTCGCGTCGCTCGTCGACGGACCCAAGACGCTCAAAGTTTCGGTTTCGGTCGACACGGCGCGCGAACAGCCCGACGGCAAGCCGAAGGCGAAACGTCCATCCGCCGTATCCACCGGGCCGATCGACTGGTTGGAGATCTCCGTCGAGCTTCTTCTCGAAGGTCAGCAGCTCTCGCCCGACGACCTCAAGGCGCTGTGGCACAGCACGGGAAGATACCATCGCCTCTCCGACGGCAGATTCATCGACCTCTCGTCCTTCGCGTTGCTGCGCGAAGCGACCGGAGGTTTCGGCGGCACGCTCGAGCGCGGCGGAAAAGCGCGCCTCACGGCGGCGCAGATGCTATCGGTGTACGACGACCTCGCAAAGGCGTGCGGCGATACACAGCTCCCCGCGCCGCTTCGCGAACTGCGCGAGGCCGTGCGCGATTTCGCCGGCATCGCCGAAGTAGATCCACCCGCGCATCTCGACAAAGTTCTGCGGCCCTATCAGCGGCGCGGCCTCGATTTTCTCTCGTATCTCGGGCGCTATAAGTTCGGCGGCATTCTCGCCGACGACATGGGGCTCGGCAAAACGCTCCAAGTCCTCACGTATCTCGAGAACCGCCGCGAAGCTCGCGGCAGCGCCCCGAATCTCATCGTCTGTCCGACCTCCGTCACGCACACGTGGCTCAACGAGTCGACGCGCTTCACGCCCGAGCTGAAGGTCGTTCTGCTTTCGGCCGGCTCGGGCCGCGAAGCGATCTACAAGACGGCCGATCAGTACGACGTCTTGGTCACGTCCTATGCGCTCGCGCGGCGCGACGCGCAGATGCTTTCGAATATCGGTTTTCGCGCGGTCGTCCTCGACGAAGCGCAGCAGATCAAGAACCCGCAAGCCAAGATCTCACAGGTCATCAAGTCCATCGAAGCGGAGCAGCGGCTCGCGCTCACGGGCACGCCGATCGAGAATTCGGTGCTCGACCTCTGGTCGATCGTCGATTTCGTCATGCCTGGATTGCTGGGCAACGAAAGTCATTTCCGCTCCGTGTTTGAGACGCCGATCATGCGCGACGGCGATGTCGAAAAGCAGTCGCGGCTCGCAAAACGCGTGCAGCCCTTCATGATCCGGCGCCTGAAGACGCAAGTGGCCGCCGATCTCCCGTCGCGGACCGAGCAGACCATCGAGTGCGAGATGACCGCCGCGCAGAAAAAAGCGTATCGCGAGATCGTGCTGCGCGCGCGGCGCGAGATCTTACGCGAAGTCGACGAACACGGCATCGGACGCGCGCAGCTCTCGATCCTCGCCGCGCTCACAAAGCTGCGCCAGATCTGCTGTCACCCAGGCCTCGTCGGCGATCATTGGCGCGAGGACCCGGATGCGTCCGGCAAGTTCGCGGCATTCCTGGAGCTCATCGATTCGATCGTGGAGTCGGGGCATCGCGTGCTGGTCTTCTCGTCGTTCACGGAGATGCTCGGGCTCATGCGCGAAGCACTGGATGCGCGATCGCTCAAGTACTCATATCTCGACGGCGCCACGAAGAACCGACCGAAAGTGCTTGAGGATTTCAAACGCGAGGATGGGCCGCCCGTATTTCTCATGAGTCTCAAGGCGGGCGGCGTCGGCCTAACGGTCACCGAAGCGGACTACGTCATCCTGTACGATCCGTGGTGGAACCCCGCGATCGAGCGCCAAGCCATCGACCGCACGCATCGCATCGGCCAAACAAAGCCGGTCACCGCGTATCGGCTCGTGACCCTCGGCTCGGTCGAGGAGAAGATCCAATCGCTGCAAGCGCGCAAACAAGCGCTGGCCGATTCCGTGATCGCAACCGATGCGGCCTTTGCCAAGAGCCTCACGCGCGCGGATCTCGACGACTTGTTCGCGCCGATCGGTGACTAG
- a CDS encoding GNAT family N-acetyltransferase: MVKTGEVLRTARVRLRFIEKRDLDDILAIYSDPLCMRYYKALRTRERMQEWFDFVFAAYEANGYGLFAVERLSDGVFLGICGFLQQDVDGDALVEIGYLFKSMHWHRGYASESAIACRDYGFNVLKQPKLISLIRPENAPSRAVSTRVGMTVERTTQRVGWTHLVYSINAPSGG, encoded by the coding sequence GTGGTAAAGACCGGCGAAGTTCTGCGCACCGCTCGAGTTCGGCTGCGCTTCATAGAAAAGCGCGATCTCGACGACATCCTCGCCATTTATTCGGATCCGCTCTGCATGCGGTACTATAAGGCGCTGCGGACGCGCGAGCGGATGCAAGAGTGGTTCGATTTCGTATTCGCCGCTTATGAGGCCAACGGCTACGGGTTGTTCGCCGTCGAACGATTGAGCGACGGGGTCTTCCTTGGGATCTGCGGCTTTCTGCAACAAGATGTCGACGGCGACGCGCTCGTCGAGATCGGCTATCTTTTCAAGAGCATGCACTGGCACCGCGGCTATGCGTCCGAAAGCGCGATCGCGTGTCGCGACTACGGCTTCAACGTGCTCAAACAGCCGAAGCTCATCTCGCTCATCCGGCCCGAGAACGCGCCTTCGCGCGCGGTCTCAACGCGCGTCGGTATGACCGTGGAACGCACGACGCAGCGGGTCGGCTGGACGCACCTCGTGTATTCGATCAACGCTCCCAGCGGTGGATGA
- a CDS encoding aminotransferase class I/II-fold pyridoxal phosphate-dependent enzyme, which yields MDDLEFRALLERGMDAIARWESGWAAFDRSGAGDVPFERAAAAIDELGTRLRDNYPYFHPAYAGQMIKPPHPVALAAYAMAARINPNNHALDGGRATAALEREAVAQIASMFDYPVDCLGHLTSSGTIANLEALWIASRLRPGGAVAFSEEAHYTHGRMCAVLGLPTIVVPVDARGRMDVARLVSNPDADQIGTVVATMGTTASGAVDPLHEIVDVAAKRGWRVHADGAYGGFFRIIASAAEARMDAAPWLALAAADSIVVDPHKHGLQPYGCGCVLFRDAAVGAFYKHDSPYTYFTSKELHLGEISLECSRAGASAAALWTTLRCLPLTEDGLGRALLASRAAALAAFDRACALPALTPVVEPALDIFTVAPLARGARDRASAVSTRTQAAFDALAADDSDPLYVAIWRLPRSLGTRALPDVVWDSEECAVLRSVLMKPEHRERAASIVDRMAAAAV from the coding sequence GTGGATGATCTTGAATTCCGTGCTCTGCTCGAGCGCGGCATGGACGCGATCGCTCGATGGGAGTCCGGCTGGGCTGCGTTCGATCGTTCAGGCGCCGGCGATGTGCCATTCGAGCGTGCGGCCGCGGCGATCGACGAGCTAGGGACTCGACTGCGCGACAACTATCCGTACTTCCACCCCGCATACGCTGGGCAGATGATCAAACCGCCGCATCCCGTCGCGCTTGCGGCATACGCGATGGCGGCGAGGATCAACCCCAACAATCACGCGCTCGACGGCGGGCGCGCCACTGCAGCGCTCGAACGTGAAGCGGTTGCGCAGATCGCGTCGATGTTCGATTATCCCGTCGACTGCCTCGGCCATCTCACAAGTTCCGGCACGATCGCCAATCTTGAGGCGCTCTGGATCGCGTCGCGCTTGCGCCCGGGCGGCGCCGTCGCATTCTCTGAAGAGGCGCACTACACGCACGGACGCATGTGCGCGGTGCTCGGTCTTCCGACGATCGTCGTGCCCGTCGACGCGCGCGGTCGCATGGACGTCGCGCGGCTCGTCTCTAATCCGGATGCCGATCAGATCGGTACGGTCGTCGCGACGATGGGCACGACCGCTTCGGGCGCTGTGGACCCGCTTCACGAGATCGTGGACGTCGCGGCGAAGCGCGGCTGGCGGGTGCACGCCGACGGGGCGTACGGCGGATTCTTCCGGATCATCGCCTCTGCCGCCGAGGCGCGCATGGATGCTGCCCCATGGCTCGCGCTCGCGGCCGCCGATTCCATCGTCGTCGATCCGCACAAACACGGATTGCAGCCGTACGGCTGCGGCTGCGTGCTCTTCCGCGATGCCGCGGTCGGCGCGTTCTACAAACACGACTCGCCGTATACATACTTCACATCCAAGGAGCTCCATCTCGGCGAGATCAGCCTCGAGTGTTCGCGCGCCGGCGCGAGCGCCGCCGCATTGTGGACGACGCTGCGCTGCCTGCCGCTGACGGAAGACGGACTCGGCCGCGCGCTGTTGGCGAGCAGAGCGGCGGCGCTCGCGGCGTTCGATCGCGCGTGCGCGCTGCCGGCGTTGACGCCGGTCGTCGAACCGGCGCTCGACATTTTCACCGTTGCACCGCTTGCCCGCGGCGCTCGCGACCGCGCGTCGGCCGTTTCAACGCGAACGCAGGCCGCGTTCGACGCGTTAGCCGCCGACGATTCCGATCCGCTGTATGTGGCGATCTGGCGGCTCCCCCGCAGTCTTGGCACAAGGGCGCTGCCGGACGTCGTATGGGATAGCGAGGAGTGCGCGGTGCTGCGCAGCGTGCTCATGAAGCCCGAACACCGTGAGCGCGCGGCCTCGATCGTGGACCGTATGGCAGCCGCCGCGGTGTGA